A region from the Mesorhizobium sp. J8 genome encodes:
- a CDS encoding VOC family protein has protein sequence MPHDISHACNGLPGLRGTDHIGFTVPDLDEAVRFFVEVIGCEPFYELGPFRSDGDWMETQLNVHPRTVMKRLKFLRCRHGSNFEIFEYSAPDRNASQPRNSDVGGHHLAFYVDDIDEAVAYLKARGVRVLGEPTVRTEGPSAGQSWVYFLSPWGMQLELVSFPTGKAYERETDRRLWHPASPHL, from the coding sequence ATGCCTCATGACATCAGCCATGCCTGCAACGGCCTTCCGGGCCTGCGGGGCACCGATCATATCGGCTTCACAGTTCCCGATCTCGACGAAGCCGTCCGTTTCTTCGTCGAGGTGATCGGCTGCGAGCCGTTCTACGAGCTCGGACCTTTCCGGTCCGACGGCGACTGGATGGAAACCCAGCTTAACGTCCATCCCAGAACGGTGATGAAGCGGCTCAAATTCCTGCGCTGCCGTCACGGCTCCAATTTCGAGATCTTCGAATATTCCGCGCCCGATCGAAACGCCTCTCAGCCCCGCAACAGCGACGTCGGCGGACACCACCTCGCTTTCTATGTCGACGATATTGACGAGGCCGTCGCCTATCTCAAGGCGCGGGGCGTGCGCGTGCTCGGCGAGCCGACGGTGCGCACCGAGGGGCCGAGCGCCGGTCAGAGCTGGGTCTATTTCCTGAGTCCCTGGGGCATGCAGCTCGAGCTGGTCTCCTTCCCCACGGGCAAGGCCTATGAGCGCGAGACGGACCGCCGGCTCTGGCATCCGGCCAGCCCTCATCTGTGA
- a CDS encoding aminotransferase class IV, which yields MTDRTAYDPALGMAYVNGSYMPLAEAAVPITDRGFVRSDATYDVTHVWKGRFFRLDDHIERFLASMRGLRMSLPLSKAEIADILVECVRRTGLRDAYVQMTCTRGVPPAGTRDPRLCQNRFYAFAQPFVWIANEEQRRDGLKMVVSSVQRIPPESLDPRLKNFHWLDLTMGIFEAYDKDAIVAVLNDGKGNVTEGAGFNIFAVKGNVITTPERGVFEGMTRRTVMELAGQAGVACEVRPLPIEELRAADEIFISSSAGGIMPVTVLDGRIYGNGKPGPVTNRIHDLYWAAHREGPLCTLIDYGAAA from the coding sequence ATGACAGACAGGACCGCTTACGATCCGGCATTGGGCATGGCCTATGTCAATGGCAGCTATATGCCGCTCGCGGAGGCGGCCGTTCCGATCACCGATCGCGGCTTCGTGCGGTCCGATGCGACCTATGACGTCACCCATGTCTGGAAAGGCCGTTTCTTCAGGCTCGACGACCACATCGAGCGCTTCCTGGCCTCGATGCGCGGCTTGCGGATGAGCCTGCCGCTGTCCAAGGCCGAGATAGCCGACATTCTGGTCGAATGCGTGCGCCGGACCGGATTGCGCGATGCTTATGTGCAGATGACCTGCACGCGCGGGGTGCCGCCGGCCGGCACCCGTGACCCCCGGCTCTGCCAGAACCGGTTCTATGCCTTCGCGCAGCCCTTCGTGTGGATCGCCAATGAGGAGCAGCGGCGCGATGGGCTGAAGATGGTGGTGAGTTCGGTGCAGCGCATCCCGCCGGAATCGCTCGATCCGCGCCTGAAGAATTTCCACTGGCTCGACCTGACGATGGGCATCTTCGAGGCCTATGACAAGGATGCCATCGTCGCAGTGCTCAACGACGGCAAGGGCAACGTCACGGAAGGCGCCGGCTTCAACATCTTCGCGGTGAAGGGAAACGTCATCACCACACCTGAGCGCGGCGTCTTCGAGGGCATGACGCGCCGCACGGTGATGGAGCTTGCGGGTCAGGCGGGCGTTGCCTGCGAGGTGCGGCCGCTGCCGATCGAGGAATTGCGCGCGGCCGACGAGATATTCATCTCGAGCTCGGCCGGCGGCATCATGCCGGTGACGGTGCTCGACGGCCGCATCTACGGTAACGGCAAGCCCGGGCCGGTCACCAACCGCATCCACGACCTCTACTGGGCCGCGCACAGGGAAGGGCCGCTTTGCACTCTCATCGATTACGGAGCGGCGGCCTGA
- a CDS encoding SDR family NAD(P)-dependent oxidoreductase, giving the protein MHSHRLRSGGLSAKDAERVFLVTGGTRGIGAACVERLAAEGARVVFTGRDRAAADDVIAAVPDAVFAAGDATSEADCKRAVDVALEIGGGHIAGLVNNAGAGGRAAFDQTTLDDWNRTMTANATSAYLFTRHALAGLRAARGAVVTISSVAGLVGEEGLAIYTASKAALIGLTQALALEYGSEVRFNAVCPGQIATQMMAKTLAIPGRREKLEKRIPASRLGTPEDVAEAVGWLLSPAASFVNGAVLSVDGGETAGFMTPRDDPKA; this is encoded by the coding sequence TTGCACTCTCATCGATTACGGAGCGGCGGCCTGAGCGCCAAGGACGCTGAGCGCGTCTTCCTGGTGACGGGCGGCACGCGCGGTATCGGCGCGGCCTGCGTCGAGCGGCTGGCGGCGGAGGGCGCGCGGGTCGTCTTTACCGGGCGCGACCGGGCCGCCGCCGATGATGTGATTGCCGCGGTTCCAGATGCGGTCTTTGCCGCAGGCGATGCGACCAGCGAGGCCGATTGCAAGCGCGCGGTCGACGTCGCGCTGGAGATCGGCGGCGGACATATCGCCGGCCTGGTCAACAATGCCGGCGCCGGCGGGCGCGCCGCCTTCGACCAGACGACGCTCGATGACTGGAACAGGACGATGACGGCCAACGCCACCTCGGCCTATCTGTTCACGCGTCATGCGCTCGCGGGCCTGCGGGCCGCGCGCGGCGCCGTGGTGACGATCTCGTCGGTGGCAGGCCTTGTCGGCGAGGAGGGACTCGCGATCTATACCGCCTCCAAAGCGGCCCTGATCGGCCTCACGCAAGCGCTGGCGCTCGAATATGGCTCGGAGGTGCGCTTCAACGCCGTCTGCCCGGGTCAGATCGCCACGCAGATGATGGCGAAGACGCTGGCCATCCCGGGAAGGCGCGAGAAACTGGAAAAGCGCATTCCCGCGTCGCGCCTCGGCACGCCGGAAGATGTCGCGGAGGCGGTCGGCTGGCTGCTCTCGCCGGCCGCAAGCTTCGTCAACGGTGCGGTGCTCAGCGTCGACGGCGGCGAGACCGCCGGCTTCATGACGCCGCGCGACGATCCGAAGGCCTGA
- a CDS encoding thiamine pyrophosphate-dependent enzyme, with the protein MPDYTTLASSASWRELRTTRGDWDDAGPAVLESMLVSAHLIRAFEEKVLDLAGQGLVHGPAHSAVGQEGGAVGSAALMRATDQVNGSHRAHHQFLAKSIRYVAPAGLAPAGDFSPAIRGLAQKALAEILGLAQGFCRGRGGSMHLRWAEAGNLGTNAIVGGGVPLAAGAAWAHKRAGKGDVAFAYFGDGAVNIGSVLETMNIAAAWKLPLCFFIENNRYAVSTHVEEATAEPRLSARGSAFAIPAWKVDGMDPLAVYLATKEAMELMRDGGGPAIIEADVYRYFHQNGPLPGSAFGYRDKAEEAAWRARDPLDRLANEMEQRQIIGASGVSALRERALALMADVAAELIEQVDGKNRIKPALWPDEGFRDHGIRGDLSELSGQRTEELETFGGAIDGSAKFIDAVANVMHRRMATDDRIVIMGEDVHRLKGGTNGATRGLAAAFPDRVLGTPISEAAFTGLGGGIAMDGRYVPVVEFMYPDFMWVAADQVFNQIGKARHMFGGDIDVPLVLRTKVAMGTGYGSQHSMDPAGIFATSPGWRIVAPSTPFDYVGLMNSALRCKDPVLVIEHVELYNSTGPAPVDDLDYFIPLGKAKVVRRGTAMTILTYLAMVRPVLEAVERLGIDAEVIDLRSLDHAGLDWQTIEASICKTGNVLVVEQGARGTSYGGLLAAEIQNRCFDWLDQPVQRVHGGEASPSISKVLEAAACARPADIERGLRQVMADQGRPLS; encoded by the coding sequence ATGCCTGACTACACGACTTTGGCCTCATCGGCTTCTTGGCGCGAGCTCCGTACGACGCGCGGCGACTGGGACGATGCCGGCCCGGCTGTGCTGGAATCGATGCTGGTTTCGGCTCATCTGATCCGCGCTTTCGAGGAGAAAGTGCTGGATCTCGCCGGCCAGGGCCTGGTGCATGGTCCGGCTCATTCCGCCGTCGGCCAGGAAGGCGGCGCCGTCGGTTCGGCCGCTCTGATGCGCGCCACCGATCAGGTCAATGGATCCCATCGCGCGCATCACCAGTTCCTCGCCAAGTCGATCCGCTATGTCGCGCCTGCGGGATTGGCCCCCGCCGGCGATTTCTCGCCGGCCATTCGCGGCTTGGCCCAGAAGGCGCTCGCCGAGATTCTCGGCCTCGCGCAGGGTTTCTGCCGCGGTCGCGGCGGCTCGATGCATTTGCGCTGGGCAGAGGCCGGCAATCTCGGCACCAACGCCATCGTCGGCGGCGGCGTGCCTTTGGCGGCGGGCGCGGCATGGGCGCATAAGCGTGCCGGCAAGGGCGACGTGGCCTTTGCCTATTTCGGCGACGGCGCCGTCAACATCGGCTCCGTCCTGGAAACGATGAACATCGCCGCCGCCTGGAAGCTGCCACTCTGTTTCTTCATCGAGAACAACCGCTATGCGGTCTCGACCCATGTCGAGGAAGCGACGGCCGAGCCGCGCCTGTCGGCACGCGGATCGGCTTTCGCCATTCCCGCCTGGAAAGTGGACGGCATGGATCCCCTCGCCGTCTATCTTGCGACCAAGGAAGCCATGGAACTGATGCGCGACGGTGGTGGGCCGGCCATCATCGAGGCGGACGTCTATCGCTATTTCCATCAGAACGGTCCCCTGCCCGGCAGCGCCTTCGGCTATCGCGACAAGGCCGAGGAAGCGGCGTGGCGGGCGCGCGACCCGCTCGACCGGCTGGCAAATGAAATGGAACAGCGTCAGATCATCGGCGCCAGCGGCGTTTCGGCGCTACGCGAACGCGCGCTCGCGCTGATGGCCGATGTCGCGGCCGAACTCATCGAGCAGGTGGACGGCAAGAACCGGATCAAGCCCGCGCTCTGGCCCGACGAAGGTTTTCGCGACCACGGCATACGCGGCGATCTTTCAGAGCTATCCGGCCAGCGCACGGAGGAGCTTGAAACCTTCGGCGGCGCGATCGACGGCAGCGCCAAATTCATCGACGCGGTCGCCAATGTCATGCATCGGCGCATGGCGACGGACGACCGCATCGTGATCATGGGCGAGGATGTGCATCGGCTGAAGGGCGGCACGAACGGCGCGACGCGCGGCCTTGCCGCCGCTTTCCCGGACCGGGTGCTCGGCACGCCGATCAGCGAAGCCGCCTTCACCGGGCTCGGCGGCGGTATCGCCATGGACGGCCGCTATGTTCCGGTCGTCGAGTTCATGTACCCCGACTTCATGTGGGTGGCGGCCGATCAGGTCTTCAACCAGATCGGCAAGGCGCGCCACATGTTCGGCGGCGATATCGACGTGCCGCTGGTGCTGCGCACCAAGGTCGCGATGGGCACCGGTTACGGTTCGCAGCACTCTATGGACCCGGCCGGCATCTTCGCCACCTCGCCCGGCTGGCGCATCGTCGCCCCTTCGACGCCGTTCGATTATGTCGGGCTGATGAACAGCGCCCTGCGCTGCAAGGACCCGGTGCTGGTGATCGAGCATGTCGAGCTTTACAATTCCACCGGTCCGGCGCCCGTCGACGATCTGGACTACTTCATCCCGCTCGGCAAGGCCAAGGTGGTGCGCCGGGGCACGGCGATGACGATCCTCACCTACCTCGCCATGGTGCGGCCGGTGCTCGAGGCGGTGGAACGCCTCGGCATCGACGCCGAGGTCATCGACCTGCGCTCGCTCGACCACGCCGGTCTCGACTGGCAGACCATCGAAGCCTCGATCTGCAAGACCGGCAATGTGCTCGTCGTGGAGCAAGGCGCACGCGGCACGTCCTATGGCGGCCTACTCGCGGCCGAAATTCAGAACCGCTGCTTCGACTGGCTCGACCAGCCTGTCCAGCGTGTCCATGGCGGCGAGGCTTCGCCGAGCATCTCCAAGGTTCTTGAGGCCGCCGCTTGCGCGCGGCCCGCCGATATCGAACGGGGTCTGCGCCAGGTCATGGCCGATCAGGGGCGGCCGCTGAGCTGA